One Glycine max cultivar Williams 82 chromosome 6, Glycine_max_v4.0, whole genome shotgun sequence DNA segment encodes these proteins:
- the LOC100803510 gene encoding exocyst complex component EXO70E2 codes for MEENKSVISTCEQDQHVVAAAQHILKALAASKTVSEDLRKTLLDLETQLSSISIVNERKRTGIKQFERQLKCVEDKVMKWETNPSSNESCEYLKVVGEIQTLIQSLENFSVNEKGKPKELLRRANEILQVAMPSLEKELVHILVQHKQYFEPEYMSFHSNRMDIVYDESFRLVEEEQINEASRSSSGASRQSEASTIDLVNPTVLQHLKSIASFMFGSKYHQEFCQVFVTSRRDALAEYLVILEMEKLRIEDVIKLEWHCLNNEIKKWIRAMKIIVRVYLVSEKRLCEQILGDFGSFYQCCFSEISQSFMLHLLNFGEAVAMGTHTPEKIFRLLDMYEVLEHLAVDVDILFFEEVGSFVRGEFHKLRRSFGESVKSTFVAFRNAIASNHSKTPFPQGGVHHVTKYVMNYIMTLGEYGDTLNLLLVDESSIDPAGNNNNKPDLPCLSLCPTACQFRSITATLESNLSNKSKLYKDKALQHVFMMNNIHYMVQKVKCSGLSHFFGDRWLRQHTAMYQRDARCYEMVSWGSLLSMLKEDSVSNCVSRRTLEKKCKEFCTAFGEVYRVQTEWFISDLLLREDLQISVSQKVVPAYRTYTGKNSYNIAEKYIKYSVDDLQSYILDLFQGSPKSLHK; via the coding sequence ATGGAAGAAAATAAATCTGTGATTTCCACCTGTGAGCAAGATCAACATGTGGTTGCTGCTGCTCAGCACATTTTGAAGGCACTAGCAGCAAGTAAGACTGTATCTGAAGACTTGAGAAAAACCCTATTGGATCTTGAGACACAATTGTCTTCAATTTCCATAGTCAATGAGAGAAAACGAACAGGAATCAAGCAATTTGAGAGGCAGCTTAAGTGTGTTGAAGACAAGGTAATGAAATGGGAGACAAACCCTTCTTCCAATGAGTCTTGTGAGTATTTGAAAGTTGTTGGTGAAATCCAAACACTGATCCAGAGTTTGGAAAACTTTTCTGTGAATGAAAAGGGGAAGCCTAAGGAACTTCTAAGGAGGGCCAATGAAATTCTGCAGGTTGCTATGCCAAGCCTTGAGAAAGAACTAGTCCACATTCTTGTCCAACATAAGCAATACTTTGAGCCTGAATACATGTCTTTCCATTCTAATAGAATGGATATTGTTTATGATGAATCGTTTCGTTTGGTCGAGGAAGAACAAATCAACGAGGCCTCCCGAAGTAGTAGCGGTGCTAGCCGCCAATCTGAGGCCAGCACTATTGATTTGGTGAATCCAACAGTGCTTCAACATCTCAAGAGCATTGCTAGTTTCATGTTTGGTTCAAAATACCATCAGGAGTTCTGTCAGGTCTTTGTTACATCGAGGAGGGATGCTTTAGCTGAGTATCTTGTCATTCTTGAGATGGAAAAGTTAAGAATTGAGGATGTGATAAAACTGGAGTGGCATTGCTTGAACAACGAGATAAAGAAATGGATTCGAGCCATGAAGATCATTGTTCGGGTGTACCTCGTCAGTGAGAAACGATTGTGTGAGCAAATCCTTGGTGATTTTGGATCCTTTTATCAATGCTGCTTTTCTGAAATTTCTCAGAGTTTCATGCTGCATCTCTTGAATTTTGGTGAGGCCGTGGCAATGGGAACACACACACCAGAAAAAATTTTTCGGTTACTTGACATGTATGAGGTTTTGGAGCATCTTGCTGTGGATGTAGATATTTTGTTCTTTGAAGAAGTTGGTTCTTTTGTTAGGGGAGAGTTTCACAAGCTTCGAAGGAGCTTTGGTGAATCTGTTAAGTCTACATTTGTAGCATTCAGAAATGCTATTGCATCCAACCACTCAAAGACACCTTTTCCTCAAGGGGGTGTTCACCATGTTACCAAATATGTCATGAATTACATCATGACACTAGGTGAATATGGTGACACCCTTAATCTCCTTCTTGTTGATGAAAGTTCAATTGATCCTGcaggcaacaacaacaacaaacctGACTTACCATGTCTCTCATTGTGTCCAACGGCTTGTCAATTTCGCTCAATCACCGCAACTCTAGAATCCAACTTGAGCAACAAGTCCAAGTTATACAAAGACAAGGCCTTGCAACATGTTTTCATGATGAACAACATTCATTACATGGTGCAAAAAGTTAAGTGTTCTGGCCTAAGTCATTTCTTTGGCGATCGCTGGCTTCGCCAGCACACTGCGATGTACCAGCGCGATGCACGGTGTTATGAGATGGTCTCTTGGGGATCATTGCTATCCATGCTCAAGGAAGATAGTGTGTCAAATTGTGTCTCACGGAGAACTCTTGAGAAAAAGTGCAAAGAGTTCTGCACTGCTTTTGGTGAAGTTTACAGGGTTCAGACAGAGTGGTTCATCTCAGATCTTCTACTTCGCGAGGATCTACAAATTTCAGTGTCTCAGAAAGTTGTTCCTGCATACCGCACATACACTGGGAAAAACTCATATAACATTGCTGAGAAGTATATCAAGTACAGTGTAGATGATCTACAAAGTTATATTTTGGACCTTTTTCAAGGGTCACCAAAATCTTTGCACAAGTGA
- the LOC100801928 gene encoding glycine-rich cell wall structural protein 1.8 isoform X1 has product MWCAEYNFSVYVFSQVAGMAFFGRVGNILRQATNQKIGLEIRSLSSVFQATRCMSNAPNSRLFIGGVSYSIDAQSLGEICSQYGQVVDARIIMDRETGRHRGFGFITYSNVDEASRALQALDGQDLDGRRVEVKFAIERSHGFGGGGFGGSYGNTPYDAGAGTGHPGSYGNTPYGAASGGYDNTGGGNAAGVYGRGEDGGGGNWPSGNFGVSSFGNNYGDAGVYAGNSAGGYDNNGYGGGSGGDAGPYGSNAARDYDNGVGGSGSSFGDRSSGKNYGDAGAFRANAASEYGGGSGGSFGDSSSVNNYGAGGGYNGTGTSYRNAGSFATSNPYNDGPGAAGFGKNNNYDSSAGFGSGSRYGSAAAAGGRQSFAGSQHPGSAMANASDGTDTGNGFAGGSYGNAGSFATSKTYNDGTGAAGFGKNNKYDSSAGFGSSSRYDSAASVGSQSFAGKQHPGMVNGSDGTGTGNGFAGGSYGNAGSYATSNTDKDGTGAAGFGKNNNYDSSAGFGSGSRYGSAAAGGRQCFAGSQHPGIAMANASDGTDTGNGFAGGSYGNAGSFATCNSYNDGTGTAGFGKSNKYDSSAGFGSSSRYGSAAAVGSQSFASSQHPGSAMANASNGTGTGNDFADRYHGSGGQFGSNQSSNVGQHGRDFGGSFDEDFRIGNYENDAFAGRA; this is encoded by the exons ATGTGGTGTGCAGAATATAACTTCAGTGTTTATGTCTTTTCTCAGGTTGCAGGAATGGCTTTCTTTGGTAGAGTCGGGAATATACTGAGACAAGCAACGAATCAGAAGATCGGTTTGGAGATACGTTCTTTGTCATCTGTTTTCCAGGCTACACGGTGCATGTCAAATGCTCCAAATTCAAGGCTGTTTATAGGAG GTGTTTCGTATTCTATTGACGCGCAAAGTTTGGGGGAAATTTGTTCACAATATGGCCAAGTTGTTGATG CAAGGATAATTATGGATCGTGAAACTGGTAGGCACAGAGGATTTGGTTTTATCACTTACAGTAATGTTGATGAGGCATCGCGTGCCCTTCAAGCCTTGGATGGACAG GATCTTGACGGTCGTCGGGTTGAGGTAAAATTTGCAATTGAAAGATCCCATGGATTTGGTGGTGGCGGCTTTGGTGGATCTTATGGCAATACTCCCTATGATGCTGGAGCTGGCACTGGGCATCCAGGTAGTTATGGCAACACTCCATATGGTGCTGCAAGTGGTGGGTATGACAATACTGGTGGTGGCAATGCTGCTGGAGTTTATGGCAGGGGTGAAGATGGTGGAGGTGGCAATTGGCCGAGTGGTAATTTTGGGGTAAGCAGCTTTGGTAATAACTATGGCGATGCTGGTGTCTATGCTGGCAATTCTGCTGGAGGTTATGACAACAATGGATATGGTGGAGGATCTGGCGGTGACGCGGGTCCCTATGGTAGCAATGCTGCTAGAGATTATGACAACGGCGTTGGAGGATCAGGTAGCAGTTTTGGGGACAGAAGCTCTGGCAAGAACTATGGTGATGCCGGTGCCTTCAGAGCCAATGCTGCCAGTGAATATGGTGGAGGATCAGGTGGCAGTTTTGGGGACAGCAGCTCTGTCAACAACTATGGTGCTGGTGGTGGTTATAATGGAACCGGAACGAGTTACAGGAATGCTGGTAGCTTTGCAACCAGTAACCCTTACAACGATGGACCAGGTGCTGCCGGATTTGGCAAGAATAATAATTATGACAGTTCTGCAGGATTTGGTAGTGGCAGTAGGTATGGTAGTGCTGCTGCTGCTGGAGGAAGGCAGAGTTTTGCCGGTAgtcagcaccctggaagtgccATGGCGAATGCCAGTGACGGTACAGATACTGGAAATGGCTTTGCTGGTGGAAGTTATGGGAATGCTGGTAGCTTTGCAACCAGTAAAACATACAATGATGGAACAGGTGCTGCTGGATTTGGCAAGAATAATAAGTATGACAGTTCTGCAGGATTTGGTAGCAGCAGTAGGTATGATAGTGCTGCCTCTGTTGGCAGCCAGAGTTTTGCCGGTAAACAGCACCCTGGAATGGTGAATGGCAGTGATGGTACAGGTACTGGAAATGGCTTTGCTGGTGGAAGTTATGGGAATGCTGGTAGCTATGCAACCAGTAACACTGACAAGGATGGAACAGGTGCTGCCGGATTTGGCAAGAATAATAATTATGACAGTTCTGCTGGATTTGGTAGTGGCAGTAGGTATGGTAGTGCTGCTGCTGGTGGAAGGCAGTGTTTTGCCGGTAGTCAGCACCCTGGAATTGCCATGGCGAATGCCAGTGATGGTACAGATACTGGAAATGGCTTTGCTGGTGGAAGTTATGGGAATGCTGGTAGCTTTGCAACATGTAACAGTTACAACGATGGAACAGGTACTGCTGGATTTGGCAAGAGTAATAAGTATGACAGTTCTGCAGGATTTGGTAGCAGCAGTAGGTATGGTAGTGCTGCTGCTGTTGGCAGCCAGAGTTTTGCCAGTAgtcagcaccctggaagtgccATGGCGAATGCCAGTAATGGTACAGGTACCGGAAATGACTTTGCTGATAGATATCATGGCAGCGGTGGCCAATTCGGTAGCAATCAAAGCAGCAATGTGGGTCAACATGGTCGAGATTTTGGAGGCTCGTTCGACGAAGATTTCAGGATCGGCAATTATGAAAATGATGCCTTTGCTGGACGGGCATGA
- the LOC100801928 gene encoding glycine-rich cell wall structural protein 1.8 isoform X2, translating into MAFFGRVGNILRQATNQKIGLEIRSLSSVFQATRCMSNAPNSRLFIGGVSYSIDAQSLGEICSQYGQVVDARIIMDRETGRHRGFGFITYSNVDEASRALQALDGQDLDGRRVEVKFAIERSHGFGGGGFGGSYGNTPYDAGAGTGHPGSYGNTPYGAASGGYDNTGGGNAAGVYGRGEDGGGGNWPSGNFGVSSFGNNYGDAGVYAGNSAGGYDNNGYGGGSGGDAGPYGSNAARDYDNGVGGSGSSFGDRSSGKNYGDAGAFRANAASEYGGGSGGSFGDSSSVNNYGAGGGYNGTGTSYRNAGSFATSNPYNDGPGAAGFGKNNNYDSSAGFGSGSRYGSAAAAGGRQSFAGSQHPGSAMANASDGTDTGNGFAGGSYGNAGSFATSKTYNDGTGAAGFGKNNKYDSSAGFGSSSRYDSAASVGSQSFAGKQHPGMVNGSDGTGTGNGFAGGSYGNAGSYATSNTDKDGTGAAGFGKNNNYDSSAGFGSGSRYGSAAAGGRQCFAGSQHPGIAMANASDGTDTGNGFAGGSYGNAGSFATCNSYNDGTGTAGFGKSNKYDSSAGFGSSSRYGSAAAVGSQSFASSQHPGSAMANASNGTGTGNDFADRYHGSGGQFGSNQSSNVGQHGRDFGGSFDEDFRIGNYENDAFAGRA; encoded by the exons ATGGCTTTCTTTGGTAGAGTCGGGAATATACTGAGACAAGCAACGAATCAGAAGATCGGTTTGGAGATACGTTCTTTGTCATCTGTTTTCCAGGCTACACGGTGCATGTCAAATGCTCCAAATTCAAGGCTGTTTATAGGAG GTGTTTCGTATTCTATTGACGCGCAAAGTTTGGGGGAAATTTGTTCACAATATGGCCAAGTTGTTGATG CAAGGATAATTATGGATCGTGAAACTGGTAGGCACAGAGGATTTGGTTTTATCACTTACAGTAATGTTGATGAGGCATCGCGTGCCCTTCAAGCCTTGGATGGACAG GATCTTGACGGTCGTCGGGTTGAGGTAAAATTTGCAATTGAAAGATCCCATGGATTTGGTGGTGGCGGCTTTGGTGGATCTTATGGCAATACTCCCTATGATGCTGGAGCTGGCACTGGGCATCCAGGTAGTTATGGCAACACTCCATATGGTGCTGCAAGTGGTGGGTATGACAATACTGGTGGTGGCAATGCTGCTGGAGTTTATGGCAGGGGTGAAGATGGTGGAGGTGGCAATTGGCCGAGTGGTAATTTTGGGGTAAGCAGCTTTGGTAATAACTATGGCGATGCTGGTGTCTATGCTGGCAATTCTGCTGGAGGTTATGACAACAATGGATATGGTGGAGGATCTGGCGGTGACGCGGGTCCCTATGGTAGCAATGCTGCTAGAGATTATGACAACGGCGTTGGAGGATCAGGTAGCAGTTTTGGGGACAGAAGCTCTGGCAAGAACTATGGTGATGCCGGTGCCTTCAGAGCCAATGCTGCCAGTGAATATGGTGGAGGATCAGGTGGCAGTTTTGGGGACAGCAGCTCTGTCAACAACTATGGTGCTGGTGGTGGTTATAATGGAACCGGAACGAGTTACAGGAATGCTGGTAGCTTTGCAACCAGTAACCCTTACAACGATGGACCAGGTGCTGCCGGATTTGGCAAGAATAATAATTATGACAGTTCTGCAGGATTTGGTAGTGGCAGTAGGTATGGTAGTGCTGCTGCTGCTGGAGGAAGGCAGAGTTTTGCCGGTAgtcagcaccctggaagtgccATGGCGAATGCCAGTGACGGTACAGATACTGGAAATGGCTTTGCTGGTGGAAGTTATGGGAATGCTGGTAGCTTTGCAACCAGTAAAACATACAATGATGGAACAGGTGCTGCTGGATTTGGCAAGAATAATAAGTATGACAGTTCTGCAGGATTTGGTAGCAGCAGTAGGTATGATAGTGCTGCCTCTGTTGGCAGCCAGAGTTTTGCCGGTAAACAGCACCCTGGAATGGTGAATGGCAGTGATGGTACAGGTACTGGAAATGGCTTTGCTGGTGGAAGTTATGGGAATGCTGGTAGCTATGCAACCAGTAACACTGACAAGGATGGAACAGGTGCTGCCGGATTTGGCAAGAATAATAATTATGACAGTTCTGCTGGATTTGGTAGTGGCAGTAGGTATGGTAGTGCTGCTGCTGGTGGAAGGCAGTGTTTTGCCGGTAGTCAGCACCCTGGAATTGCCATGGCGAATGCCAGTGATGGTACAGATACTGGAAATGGCTTTGCTGGTGGAAGTTATGGGAATGCTGGTAGCTTTGCAACATGTAACAGTTACAACGATGGAACAGGTACTGCTGGATTTGGCAAGAGTAATAAGTATGACAGTTCTGCAGGATTTGGTAGCAGCAGTAGGTATGGTAGTGCTGCTGCTGTTGGCAGCCAGAGTTTTGCCAGTAgtcagcaccctggaagtgccATGGCGAATGCCAGTAATGGTACAGGTACCGGAAATGACTTTGCTGATAGATATCATGGCAGCGGTGGCCAATTCGGTAGCAATCAAAGCAGCAATGTGGGTCAACATGGTCGAGATTTTGGAGGCTCGTTCGACGAAGATTTCAGGATCGGCAATTATGAAAATGATGCCTTTGCTGGACGGGCATGA
- the LOC100801928 gene encoding glycine-rich cell wall structural protein 1.8 isoform X3, whose translation MAKLLMVNARIIMDRETGRHRGFGFITYSNVDEASRALQALDGQDLDGRRVEVKFAIERSHGFGGGGFGGSYGNTPYDAGAGTGHPGSYGNTPYGAASGGYDNTGGGNAAGVYGRGEDGGGGNWPSGNFGVSSFGNNYGDAGVYAGNSAGGYDNNGYGGGSGGDAGPYGSNAARDYDNGVGGSGSSFGDRSSGKNYGDAGAFRANAASEYGGGSGGSFGDSSSVNNYGAGGGYNGTGTSYRNAGSFATSNPYNDGPGAAGFGKNNNYDSSAGFGSGSRYGSAAAAGGRQSFAGSQHPGSAMANASDGTDTGNGFAGGSYGNAGSFATSKTYNDGTGAAGFGKNNKYDSSAGFGSSSRYDSAASVGSQSFAGKQHPGMVNGSDGTGTGNGFAGGSYGNAGSYATSNTDKDGTGAAGFGKNNNYDSSAGFGSGSRYGSAAAGGRQCFAGSQHPGIAMANASDGTDTGNGFAGGSYGNAGSFATCNSYNDGTGTAGFGKSNKYDSSAGFGSSSRYGSAAAVGSQSFASSQHPGSAMANASNGTGTGNDFADRYHGSGGQFGSNQSSNVGQHGRDFGGSFDEDFRIGNYENDAFAGRA comes from the exons ATGGCCAAGTTGTTGATGGTAAATG CAAGGATAATTATGGATCGTGAAACTGGTAGGCACAGAGGATTTGGTTTTATCACTTACAGTAATGTTGATGAGGCATCGCGTGCCCTTCAAGCCTTGGATGGACAG GATCTTGACGGTCGTCGGGTTGAGGTAAAATTTGCAATTGAAAGATCCCATGGATTTGGTGGTGGCGGCTTTGGTGGATCTTATGGCAATACTCCCTATGATGCTGGAGCTGGCACTGGGCATCCAGGTAGTTATGGCAACACTCCATATGGTGCTGCAAGTGGTGGGTATGACAATACTGGTGGTGGCAATGCTGCTGGAGTTTATGGCAGGGGTGAAGATGGTGGAGGTGGCAATTGGCCGAGTGGTAATTTTGGGGTAAGCAGCTTTGGTAATAACTATGGCGATGCTGGTGTCTATGCTGGCAATTCTGCTGGAGGTTATGACAACAATGGATATGGTGGAGGATCTGGCGGTGACGCGGGTCCCTATGGTAGCAATGCTGCTAGAGATTATGACAACGGCGTTGGAGGATCAGGTAGCAGTTTTGGGGACAGAAGCTCTGGCAAGAACTATGGTGATGCCGGTGCCTTCAGAGCCAATGCTGCCAGTGAATATGGTGGAGGATCAGGTGGCAGTTTTGGGGACAGCAGCTCTGTCAACAACTATGGTGCTGGTGGTGGTTATAATGGAACCGGAACGAGTTACAGGAATGCTGGTAGCTTTGCAACCAGTAACCCTTACAACGATGGACCAGGTGCTGCCGGATTTGGCAAGAATAATAATTATGACAGTTCTGCAGGATTTGGTAGTGGCAGTAGGTATGGTAGTGCTGCTGCTGCTGGAGGAAGGCAGAGTTTTGCCGGTAgtcagcaccctggaagtgccATGGCGAATGCCAGTGACGGTACAGATACTGGAAATGGCTTTGCTGGTGGAAGTTATGGGAATGCTGGTAGCTTTGCAACCAGTAAAACATACAATGATGGAACAGGTGCTGCTGGATTTGGCAAGAATAATAAGTATGACAGTTCTGCAGGATTTGGTAGCAGCAGTAGGTATGATAGTGCTGCCTCTGTTGGCAGCCAGAGTTTTGCCGGTAAACAGCACCCTGGAATGGTGAATGGCAGTGATGGTACAGGTACTGGAAATGGCTTTGCTGGTGGAAGTTATGGGAATGCTGGTAGCTATGCAACCAGTAACACTGACAAGGATGGAACAGGTGCTGCCGGATTTGGCAAGAATAATAATTATGACAGTTCTGCTGGATTTGGTAGTGGCAGTAGGTATGGTAGTGCTGCTGCTGGTGGAAGGCAGTGTTTTGCCGGTAGTCAGCACCCTGGAATTGCCATGGCGAATGCCAGTGATGGTACAGATACTGGAAATGGCTTTGCTGGTGGAAGTTATGGGAATGCTGGTAGCTTTGCAACATGTAACAGTTACAACGATGGAACAGGTACTGCTGGATTTGGCAAGAGTAATAAGTATGACAGTTCTGCAGGATTTGGTAGCAGCAGTAGGTATGGTAGTGCTGCTGCTGTTGGCAGCCAGAGTTTTGCCAGTAgtcagcaccctggaagtgccATGGCGAATGCCAGTAATGGTACAGGTACCGGAAATGACTTTGCTGATAGATATCATGGCAGCGGTGGCCAATTCGGTAGCAATCAAAGCAGCAATGTGGGTCAACATGGTCGAGATTTTGGAGGCTCGTTCGACGAAGATTTCAGGATCGGCAATTATGAAAATGATGCCTTTGCTGGACGGGCATGA